Proteins encoded by one window of Haematobia irritans isolate KBUSLIRL chromosome 2, ASM5000362v1, whole genome shotgun sequence:
- the c(2)M gene encoding crossover suppressor on 2 of Manheim isoform X2, producing MTFDQSLISCHKDGVYAVAWMAGSGSQALSKYYKKHDIESISVPKTCEKLCLALQANPLNSQMSTTEEDAVIPFRVCTKLLFGTLKIYQQQVSSLLRHSEDLVIRSAKYDVQRIGSTTKRNKPGNHTIIKKRRLDIPDDSLNISNINYTEMLGDLERLAADSQDIECDEHSKPSTSKTTCHFRAAKLQIREITIREINATYNVPELDDDCGFGVASAEEIFQFFTHSSEYNDCENNVYCNKRTPKRKATYHDAIQKTPSQLDHVSPKGTPRETCTDMYTDEIATPPRFHNAYEEKGDLKISSQEILTDGYHTPIFERCASKRKSDYEDDIPEKRLRSIHETPKKLHSGFNPMDNDSILTPICNKNNSSVNTFNVLCDGNVSINETPIIKNEIKDEIDTDYEPIPTARDIKFDTSHPLKDTLMPKDGIKKSKLIIDPCTKIEKQEMIDQIHKQTKDLRGITIGNFKKMKAKKITSARDLLKRFNKRTLLFCTKLKQKQSAAMSHSKFQQEYLNLLRDILSPNFNEQMATFVYPEWHMDHATKKPKAMKKCVNKNDDVEQIENQQTVNENCNACTFNDIENIGWNNVISSGKNVPEKQEELHGNTENYITSNEWRPNGIMIKLLEIWRYSIETKIDANEFCHSAKLCIDKAIAFSSLLNILQTRCLNRE from the exons ATGACTTTTGACCAATCTCTAATAAGTTGTCACAAGGACGGCGTGTATGCCGTTGCTTGGATGGCAGGATCGGGATCGCAAGCTTTATCGAAATATTACAAAAAGCATGATATTGAATCCATAAGTGTTCCAAAAACATG TGAAAAATTGTGTTTGGCTCTTCAAGCAAACCCACTGAACTCCCAGATGAGTACGACTGAAGAAGATGCCGTTATTCCTTTTCGAGTTTGCACTAAATTATTGTTTGGAACTTTGAAAATTTACCAACAACAAGTTAGCTCTTTATTAA GACATTCTGAAGATCTGGTTATACGAAGCGCCAAGTATGATGTTCAGCGAATAGGAAGTACCACTAAACGAAATAAACCTGG TAACCATACCATTATTAAAAAACGAAGATTGGACATTCCAGATGACAGCCTTAATATCAGCAATATTAATTACACAGAAATGTTGGGTGATTTAGAGAGATTGGCTGCAGATAGTCAAGACATAGAG TGCGATGAACACTCTAAGCCTTCAACAAGCAAAACCACATGCCACTTTCGAGCAGCTAAATTGCAAATTCGGGAAATAACGATACGAGAAATTAATGCCACGTACAACGTGCCTGAGTTGGATGATGACTGTGGCTTTGGAGTAGCTAGTGCTGaagaaatatttcaattctttacACATTCCAGTGAATATAATG ATTGTGAGAATAATGTATACTGTAATAAAAGGACACCTAAGAGaaag gctACCTATCAcgatgcaattcaaaaaacgcCAAGCCAATTAGACCATG tTTCTCCAAAGGGGACACCACGCGAAACATGTACTGACATGTACACAGATGAAATAGCAACTCCACCACGTTTTCAT AACGCGTATGAAGAGAAAGGAGATTTAAAGATTAGCAGTCAAG aaatacttaCGGATGGATATCATACACCGATCTTTGAAAGATGTGCGTCTAAACGAAAG agtgaTTATGAAGATGATATTCCAGAAAAACGGCTTCGATCAATCCATG AAACCCCTAAAAAGTTGCATAGCGGATTTAATCCTATGGACAATGATTCAATTTTAACTCCAATATGTAATAAAAACAATAG CTCAGTTAATACATTTAATGTATTATGTGACGGTAATGTTTCTATTAATGAAACTCccattataaaaaatgaaataaaagatGAAATTGATACCGATTACGAGCCTATACCCACAGCTCGTGACATTAAATTTGATACGTCACATCCGCTTAAAGACACACTGATGCCTAAGGACGGTATAAAGAAATCCAAACTTATCATCGATCCATGTACTAAAATAGAAAAACAAGAGATGATCGATCAAATacataaacaaacaaaagattTAAGAGGTataactataggaaattttaagaaaatgaaagctaaaaaaattacatCTGCTAGAGATTTACTAAAACGATTCAACAAACG AACAttgttgttttgtacgaaattgaaacaaaaacagagTGCTGCTATGAGCCActcaaaatttcaacaggaatatttgaatttattaaggGATATATTGTCTCCAAATTTCAATGAACAAATGGCAACATTTGTCTACCCAGAATGGCATATGGATCACGCAACGAAGAAACCCAAGGCAATGAAGAAATGTGTCAATaaaaatgatgatgttgagcaaATTGAAAATCAGCAAACTGTTAATGAAAATTGCAATGCTTGCACATTCAATGATATAGAGAATATTGGTTGGAATAATGTGATTTCATCTGGTAAAAATGTGCCAGAAAAACAGGAAGAGCTTCATGGAAACACA GAAAATTATATTACTTCTAATGAATGGCGTCCAAATGGTATAATGATAAAATTACTTGAAATATGGCGATATTCCATTGAGACTAAAATTGATGCTAATGAATTTTGTCATTCAGCAAAACTCTGTATCGATAAAGCTATTGCCTTTTCATCATTGCTGA atattttacagacacgctgcctcaatcgagaataa
- the LOC142226355 gene encoding BOS complex subunit TMEM147, whose translation MTLYHFGNCVALVYVPYYMTYKYSGLSEYGAFWKCIQAGGIYVFTQLCKMLVLATFFDSDSLGGGTGDFNFLAEFLRCSVDVADLLGFGVILSRIPGKGHSKLITAGLGWAAAEVVLSRGIMLWVGARGTEFSWIYIQKCLESNVLLIQHITTATLVWLFTRHDLNKTFKPLVTLLLVVTVFKGVWLDGLLSILSFGIWSTIAFKAFISSLIGFVTLHVYTGLAQKIGI comes from the exons ATGACTTTATACCATTTTGGAAACTGTGTTGCACTGGTTTATGTGCCATATTACATGACCTATAAATACTCTGGCTT GTCGGAATATGGAGCATTTTGGAAGTGCATACAGGCTGgtggtatatatgtatttacacAGCTCTGTAAAATGCTGGTGCTCGCCACTTTCTTTGACTCTGATTCATTGGGAGGGGGGACTGGAGATTTTAATTTCTTAGCG gaatttttacgTTGTAGTGTCGATGTTGCAGATCTTTTGGGTTTTGGTGTAATACTTTCACGTATTCCGGGTAAGGGTCATAGCAAATTAATTACCGCCGGTTTAGGTTGGGCTGCCGCTGAAGTTGTATTATCTCGAGGCATAATGTTATGGGTCGGTGCTAGAGGTACTGAGTTCAGTTggatatatatacaaaaatgtcTGGAATCAAATGTTCTATTG ATTCAACACATTACCACAGCCACATTGGTTTGGTTATTCACTCGCCATGATCTGAACAAAACTTTCAAGCCACTAGTTACTCTATTGCTGGTAGTGACTGTATTTAAGGGTGTATGGCTCGATGGTCTTTTAAGCATTTTGAGCTTTGGAATCTGGTCTACGATAGCTTTCAAAGCATTTATTTCTTCATTGATTGGTTTTGTAACATTGCATGTGTACACTGGATTGGCACAAAAAATTGGAATATGA
- the c(2)M gene encoding crossover suppressor on 2 of Manheim isoform X1, whose product MTFDQSLISCHKDGVYAVAWMAGSGSQALSKYYKKHDIESISVPKTCEKLCLALQANPLNSQMSTTEEDAVIPFRVCTKLLFGTLKIYQQQVSSLLRHSEDLVIRSAKYDVQRIGSTTKRNKPGNHTIIKKRRLDIPDDSLNISNINYTEMLGDLERLAADSQDIECDEHSKPSTSKTTCHFRAAKLQIREITIREINATYNVPELDDDCGFGVASAEEIFQFFTHSSEYNDCENNVYCNKRTPKRKATYHDAIQKTPSQLDHVSPKGTPRETCTDMYTDEIATPPRFHNAYEEKGDLKISSQEILTDGYHTPIFERCASKRKSDYEDDIPEKRLRSIHETPKKLHSGFNPMDNDSILTPICNKNNSSVNTFNVLCDGNVSINETPIIKNEIKDEIDTDYEPIPTARDIKFDTSHPLKDTLMPKDGIKKSKLIIDPCTKIEKQEMIDQIHKQTKDLRGITIGNFKKMKAKKITSARDLLKRFNKRTLLFCTKLKQKQSAAMSHSKFQQEYLNLLRDILSPNFNEQMATFVYPEWHMDHATKKPKAMKKCVNKNDDVEQIENQQTVNENCNACTFNDIENIGWNNVISSGKNVPEKQEELHGNTENYITSNEWRPNGIMIKLLEIWRYSIETKIDANEFCHSAKLCIDKAIAFSSLLILTKSRFIFITNKYKTIEMDQILLGSMAKELIKSN is encoded by the exons ATGACTTTTGACCAATCTCTAATAAGTTGTCACAAGGACGGCGTGTATGCCGTTGCTTGGATGGCAGGATCGGGATCGCAAGCTTTATCGAAATATTACAAAAAGCATGATATTGAATCCATAAGTGTTCCAAAAACATG TGAAAAATTGTGTTTGGCTCTTCAAGCAAACCCACTGAACTCCCAGATGAGTACGACTGAAGAAGATGCCGTTATTCCTTTTCGAGTTTGCACTAAATTATTGTTTGGAACTTTGAAAATTTACCAACAACAAGTTAGCTCTTTATTAA GACATTCTGAAGATCTGGTTATACGAAGCGCCAAGTATGATGTTCAGCGAATAGGAAGTACCACTAAACGAAATAAACCTGG TAACCATACCATTATTAAAAAACGAAGATTGGACATTCCAGATGACAGCCTTAATATCAGCAATATTAATTACACAGAAATGTTGGGTGATTTAGAGAGATTGGCTGCAGATAGTCAAGACATAGAG TGCGATGAACACTCTAAGCCTTCAACAAGCAAAACCACATGCCACTTTCGAGCAGCTAAATTGCAAATTCGGGAAATAACGATACGAGAAATTAATGCCACGTACAACGTGCCTGAGTTGGATGATGACTGTGGCTTTGGAGTAGCTAGTGCTGaagaaatatttcaattctttacACATTCCAGTGAATATAATG ATTGTGAGAATAATGTATACTGTAATAAAAGGACACCTAAGAGaaag gctACCTATCAcgatgcaattcaaaaaacgcCAAGCCAATTAGACCATG tTTCTCCAAAGGGGACACCACGCGAAACATGTACTGACATGTACACAGATGAAATAGCAACTCCACCACGTTTTCAT AACGCGTATGAAGAGAAAGGAGATTTAAAGATTAGCAGTCAAG aaatacttaCGGATGGATATCATACACCGATCTTTGAAAGATGTGCGTCTAAACGAAAG agtgaTTATGAAGATGATATTCCAGAAAAACGGCTTCGATCAATCCATG AAACCCCTAAAAAGTTGCATAGCGGATTTAATCCTATGGACAATGATTCAATTTTAACTCCAATATGTAATAAAAACAATAG CTCAGTTAATACATTTAATGTATTATGTGACGGTAATGTTTCTATTAATGAAACTCccattataaaaaatgaaataaaagatGAAATTGATACCGATTACGAGCCTATACCCACAGCTCGTGACATTAAATTTGATACGTCACATCCGCTTAAAGACACACTGATGCCTAAGGACGGTATAAAGAAATCCAAACTTATCATCGATCCATGTACTAAAATAGAAAAACAAGAGATGATCGATCAAATacataaacaaacaaaagattTAAGAGGTataactataggaaattttaagaaaatgaaagctaaaaaaattacatCTGCTAGAGATTTACTAAAACGATTCAACAAACG AACAttgttgttttgtacgaaattgaaacaaaaacagagTGCTGCTATGAGCCActcaaaatttcaacaggaatatttgaatttattaaggGATATATTGTCTCCAAATTTCAATGAACAAATGGCAACATTTGTCTACCCAGAATGGCATATGGATCACGCAACGAAGAAACCCAAGGCAATGAAGAAATGTGTCAATaaaaatgatgatgttgagcaaATTGAAAATCAGCAAACTGTTAATGAAAATTGCAATGCTTGCACATTCAATGATATAGAGAATATTGGTTGGAATAATGTGATTTCATCTGGTAAAAATGTGCCAGAAAAACAGGAAGAGCTTCATGGAAACACA GAAAATTATATTACTTCTAATGAATGGCGTCCAAATGGTATAATGATAAAATTACTTGAAATATGGCGATATTCCATTGAGACTAAAATTGATGCTAATGAATTTTGTCATTCAGCAAAACTCTGTATCGATAAAGCTATTGCCTTTTCATCATTGCTGA ttttaacgAAATCGCGTTTTATATTTATTACCAATAAATACAAAACCATTGAAATGGATCAAATTCTACTGGGATCTATGGCCAAAGagctaataaaatcaaattaa